One part of the Xiphophorus hellerii strain 12219 chromosome 17, Xiphophorus_hellerii-4.1, whole genome shotgun sequence genome encodes these proteins:
- the LOC116736389 gene encoding arg8-vasotocin receptor-like, with translation MRSFNATQRNLSGTANHSDPFGRNEEVAKLEITVLSLAFAAAVAGNLSVLLAMLRSRRKLSRMHLFMKHLSLADLVVAFFQVLPQLCWEVTFRFYGPDFLCRIVKHLQVLGMFASTYMMVMMTVDRYVAICHPLRSLQQPTQRAYIMISCSWACSLLLSSPQYFIFSLSEVRPGSAVYDCWGHFVEPWGLRAYITWITAGIFLVPVAVLVFCYGFICRTIWRNLKGKTRRKSAAAGGSAAGGRSGILGRNSVSSVSTISRAKLRTVKMTFVIVVAYVVCWAPFFTVQMWSVWDETFSWHDSENPAVTLSALLASLNSCCNPWIYMIFSGHLLSDFLGLLPCCRRLRDRLRQQDSDSSIRRTTLLSRLQAPLPSDLNFTFKNCPPATAAS, from the exons ATGCGCTCCTTCAACGCCACGCAGCGGAACCTCAGCGGGACCGCCAACCACTCCGACCCGTTCGGGCGCAACGAGGAGGTGGCCAAGCTGGAGATCACGGTGCTGAGCCTGGCGTTCGCGGCGGCGGTGGCGGGGAACCTGAGCGTCCTGCTGGCCATGCTGCGCAGCCGCAGAAAGCTGTCGCGCATGCACCTGTTCATGAAGCACCTGAGCCTGGCCGACCTGGTGGTCGCCTTCTTCCAGGTGCTGCCGCAGCTCTGCTGGGAGGTCACCTTCCGCTTCTACGGGCCGGACTTCCTGTGCCGCATCGTGAAGCACCTGCAGGTTCTGGGCATGTTCGCCTCCACCTacatgatggtgatgatgaccGTGGACCGCTACGTGGCTATCTGCCACCCGCTGCGCAGCCTGCAGCAGCCCACGCAGCGCGCCTACATTatgatcagctgcagctgggcGTGCAGCCTGTTGCTCAGCTCCCCGCAGTACTTCATCTTCTCCCTCAGCGAGGTTCGGCCCGGTTCGGCCGTCTACGACTGCTGGGGTCACTTCGTGGAGCCGTGGGGGCTGCGCGCCTACATCACCTGGATCACGGCGGGGATCTTCCTGGTTCCGGTGGCCGTGCTGGTGTTCTGCTACGGCTTCATCTGCAGGACGATCTGGAGGAACCTGAAGGGCAAGACGCGCAGGAAGAGCGCGGCGGCGGGCGGTTCGGCGGCGGGCGGCAGGTCCGGGATCCTGGGCAGGAACTCCGTCAGCAGCGTCTCCACCATCTCCCGCGCCAAATTGCGCACCGTCAAGATGACTTTCGTGATCGTGGTGGCTTACGTGGTTTGCTGGGCTCCGTTCTTCACCGTTCAGATGTGGTCCGTTTGGGACGAAACCTTCTCCTGGCACG ACTCGGAGAACCCGGCGGTGACGCTGTCCGCCCTGCTGGCCAGCCtcaacagctgctgcaacccCTGGATCTACATGATCTTCAGCGGCCACCTGCTGTCGGACTTCCTGGGCCTGCTGCCCTGCTGCCGCCGGCTGCGGGACCGGCTGCGGCAGCAGGACTCGGACAGCAGCATCCGGCGCACCACGCTGCTGTCCCGCCTGCAGGCGCCGCTCCCGTCCGACCTCAACTTCACCTTCAAAAACTGTCCGCCGGCCACAGCGGCGTCCTGA